One window of Deltaproteobacteria bacterium genomic DNA carries:
- a CDS encoding pyruvate synthase subunit beta has protein sequence MIAEDLKDFKKFMPKTLPQEEPLVSGHRACQGCGEVLALRMVAKAIGSPMVVVSATGCMEIISSPYPQTAWAVPWIHVAFENAAAVASGVEAGLKTLMSKGRIPEKKITVVAFAGDGGTADIGLQSLSGALERGHDFVYVCLDNEAYMNTGIQRSSSTPFGAMTTTSPAGKITAGQTTWKKNLPAIMAAHNIPYVATASPAYQLDLMNKAKKAALIKGPAYLHIYSPCPTGWRHGTDLAIVVSRLVVETNIMPLFEVMEGRYVVRKNTKPKPVEEYLKTQRRFSHLTPDLIQIIQKRVDAEYEKLLKLEACTQEPEIKAEVK, from the coding sequence GATTTCAAAAAATTTATGCCCAAGACCCTGCCCCAGGAAGAACCATTGGTTTCCGGACACCGGGCCTGTCAGGGATGCGGAGAGGTTTTAGCCTTGCGTATGGTGGCCAAAGCCATCGGCAGTCCGATGGTTGTGGTCAGCGCCACCGGGTGTATGGAGATCATCTCCTCCCCCTATCCCCAAACCGCCTGGGCCGTGCCCTGGATCCATGTGGCCTTTGAAAATGCCGCAGCCGTAGCTTCCGGAGTAGAGGCGGGGTTGAAAACCCTGATGTCCAAAGGCCGGATCCCTGAGAAAAAGATTACCGTGGTGGCCTTTGCCGGAGACGGCGGGACGGCCGATATCGGTCTTCAGTCCCTTTCCGGGGCCTTGGAACGGGGCCATGATTTTGTCTATGTCTGTCTGGATAACGAAGCCTACATGAATACTGGTATTCAGCGTTCCAGTTCCACCCCCTTCGGGGCCATGACCACGACTTCCCCGGCCGGGAAAATTACGGCCGGGCAAACGACCTGGAAGAAGAACCTCCCGGCCATTATGGCCGCCCATAATATTCCCTATGTGGCCACGGCCTCACCGGCTTATCAACTGGACCTGATGAACAAGGCCAAAAAAGCGGCCCTGATCAAAGGCCCGGCCTATCTCCACATCTATTCGCCCTGTCCTACGGGCTGGCGCCACGGAACGGATCTGGCCATAGTGGTCAGCCGCCTGGTGGTCGAAACCAACATCATGCCCTTGTTTGAAGTCATGGAAGGAAGATATGTCGTTCGTAAAAACACCAAGCCCAAACCGGTGGAAGAATATCTGAAAACGCAGCGGCGCTTCAGCCACCTGACCCCGGATTTGATCCAGATCATCCAGAAGCGGGTCGACGCGGAATATGAAAAACTGCTTAAATTAGAGGCCTGTACCCAGGAGCCGGAGATCAAAGCGGAAGTAAAATAA